A stretch of Telopea speciosissima isolate NSW1024214 ecotype Mountain lineage chromosome 11, Tspe_v1, whole genome shotgun sequence DNA encodes these proteins:
- the LOC122644987 gene encoding F-box protein At3g07870-like — MTPTAPYLAREIIIKILLWLPLASFYNASLVCKEWHSIIWDPNFLRAYYLDDLGFTLLLQEPTLRLYETYLDDLGSLFSKIASAPVQETRLRQYKTYLVTMTARVRITGRIVSSCNQLALIKPKVEKPNLFVINFATQEILELPQRPLSLIDEEYLNYYALGFNPTTKEYKVVCFGRTYENNDIKCGVLTQGSTTWRPINETLDGFIVPGKSVSINGFLHWHGDVFTRYSTKIISMDLDTEKILETPVPIIYIPQHPCAFDLLEIDGRLSLIEYEVSCQIQFKIWSLEDISENTWERIFNVSLESIRCEPVQSLDDLYHIGSLYNGKFLLFKQQKKWVNKLDYFVVDVVKQEMKPVAIDIRMLSGWNACSLDMSSGSPF, encoded by the coding sequence ATGACTCCAACTGCACCCTACCTTGCTCGCGAAATTATCATCAAAATCCTCCTTTGGCTACCATTAGCTTCCTTTTATAATGCATCTCTGGTATGCAAGGAGTGGCACAGTATAATTTGGGACCCTAATTTCCTCAGAGCATACTACCTTGATGATCTAGGATTCACTTTGCTACTTCAAGAGCCAACATTGAGACTGTATGAGACTTACCTTGATGATCTAGGAAGCTTGTTTTCAAAAATAGCATCAGCACCTGTTCAAGAGACAAGATTGAGACAGTATAAGACCTATCTTGTTACAATGACAGCACGTGTTCGCATCACAGGAAGGATTGTAAGTTCCTGTAACCAGTTGGCATTGATAAAACCCAAGGTGGAAAAGCCTAACCTCTTTGTTATCAACTTTGCTACCCAAGAAATCCTTGAGCTTCCTCAGAGGCCCTTGTCATTAATTGATGAAGAGTATCTCAACTATTATGCACTTGGGTTTAATCCTACAACTAAAGAATACAAGGTGGTTTGTTTTGGAAGGACTTACGAAAACAATGACATCAAATGTGGGGTACTGACCCAAGGCTCTACAACATGGAGACCAATCAATGAAACTCTTGATGGATTCATTGTTCCAGGGAAGTCGGTTTCTATTAATGGGTTTCTGCACTGGCATGGAGATGTCTTCACTAGGTATTCTACTAAGATAATCTCTATGGATTTGGATACTGAGAAGATTCTTGAAACTCCTGTGCCTATCATTTATATTCCACAGCATCCTTGTGCTTTCGATCTTCTTGAAATTGACGGCCGTCTTTCCCTGATCGAGTATGAAGTAAGCTGCCAAATTCAATTTAAGATTTGGAGTTTGGAAGATATCTCTGAGAATACATGGGAAAGAATATTCAATGTTAGCTTGGAAAGTATAAGATGTGAACCAGTTCAATCCTTGGATGATCTCTACCATATTGGAAGCCTTTACAATGGGAAATTCCTACTTTTTAAACAGCAAAAGAAATGGGTGAACAAATTGGATTATTTTGTTGTGGATGTGGTGAAACAGGAGATGAAGCCGGTGGCTATTGATATCAGGATGTTATCCGGTTGGAATGCTTGCTCCCTTGACATGTCCTCGGGTTCGCCTTTCTGA